A single genomic interval of Juglans regia cultivar Chandler chromosome 1, Walnut 2.0, whole genome shotgun sequence harbors:
- the LOC118348571 gene encoding uncharacterized protein LOC118348571 produces MDDPEDTSRDNVLWGDAMEEIFIDMLYQDALQGRLKGGKITFREHGVYAQRLTAVGKKVFDGNQVRGKLTRLKGMQRLFTDLLSQTGMGWDPDTKTVVASDECWENAIRVKSKWGRFRTFGCPKYEELCTIFGASVAYGTMQHASTQLPADSDDERRLDQEMRARRPPALGHRQDLPIGNDDFIDLMGIGSPSEDAVTGSSRRPKPRKKSDFEVQLSEAVEEVKLTQRARRKRYEDAEAVASSKRSKETVPSDGTNAGYDPISHCATLLSELSPPLEPSQLVRAIERLLNPEMRLFFLSLDAARRDDWARNC; encoded by the exons ATGGATGACCCCGAAGATACGAGCCGGGATAATGTGCTTTGGGGCGATGCCATGGAGGAGATATTCATCGACATGCTCTACCAGGACGCGCTTCAAGGTAGATTAAAGGGCGGAAAGATAACGTTTAGAGAGCATGGAGTTTATGCACAGCGACTCACTGCTGTTGGGAAGAAAGTGTTTGACGGGAACCAGGTTCGTGGAAAATTGACGAGGTTGAAGGGGATGCAGCGCTTGTTTACCGATTTGTTGAGCCAAACTGGTATGGGTTGGGATCCCGACACAAAGACAGTTGTCGCGAGTGACGAGTGCTGGGAGAATGCCATTAgg GTTAAATCGAAATGGGGGAGGTTTCGTACTTTTGGCTGCCCAAAGTACGAGGAGCTGTGCACCATATTTGGCGCGTCTGTTGCATACGGGACTATGCAACACGCATCAACACAGCTACCCGCAGATAGCGACGACGAGCGGCGCCTGGATCAGGAGATGCGAGCTCGACGCCCTCCCGCACTAGGCCATCGACAGGACTTGCCCATTGGCAATGATGACTTTATTGACTTGATGGGGATCGGGTCACCATCAGAGGATGCCGTGACTGGGTCATCACGCAGGCCGAAGCCAAGAAAAAAGAGCGATTTTGAGGTGCAGCTTTCTGAGGCCGTCGAGGAGGTTAAACTGACGCAGAGAGCGAGGCGTAAACGATATGAGGATGCAGAAGCTGTGGCATCATCGAAGCGCAGCAAAGAGACAGTGCCTAGTGATGGGACCAATGCGGGGTATGATCCGATTAGTCATTGTGCGACGTTGCTCAGCGAGCTTTCCCCTCCGTTGGAGCCATCCCAACTTGTTCGCGCAATCGAGAGATTACTGAACCCAGAGATGCGATTGTTTTTCTTGTCCTTGGATGCTGCAAGGAGGGACGATTGGGCCCGTAATTGTTAA